One genomic window of Desulfurella sp. includes the following:
- a CDS encoding DUF2905 domain-containing protein: MQPISKFLIFAGVLLILFGLLFSLSSKLPFGRLPGDIIIRKGNFTFYFPLATSILLSIILTVIMYFLNKR, translated from the coding sequence ATGCAACCTATTTCCAAATTTTTGATTTTTGCTGGAGTTTTGCTTATTTTGTTTGGTCTGTTATTTAGTTTGTCTTCAAAATTGCCTTTTGGAAGACTACCAGGAGATATCATTATTAGGAAAGGTAACTTTACATTTTATTTTCCGCTTGCAACAAGTATACTTTTAAGTATAATACTTACCGTGATTATGTATTTTTTGAACAAACGCTAA
- a CDS encoding GNAT family N-acetyltransferase gives MKKLILRDGTLCSIRKVKPSEKEKVRELFLQTSPESRYYRFFGATSQLDDKLLNSLIKNDAYNVSLVCIVKGNIVGIANYNATEDLQSAEVSFMVKDEFQGKGIGTLLLEELAKHAWLKGIKELEAFVLSDNYNMISVFKNSGFEIMHEKVDLTSIHLRLPLAKFSKVMSEHLLREKLATQASLIRAFNPKDIVYIGEDNVLWKNIKQFRKDAIIVAKDNNVIENIKAIKPDLAIIDVVDCEKIIHIIELETLKVLIITAKLHEPIKSRVVNLIKKQGIRLIGPNSTGLFYNTKDNKINISPIVLPKQGNIAIVTHSNLLGISLVGYFDYIGLGVGCFVSVGDKADVSANDLLYVWQDDNNIDIIVLYLDSFGDPITFSMLSRKISKQKPIFAVKAGRTLISLSASRHESLIFSNTDFTVDGLFKQTGIIRAETLEELLDDVLLVYACDFLSESNYVSLISNSIGANLMATDTFEANNLVLDKIVYMDSADIDFYKKALIEVLKNSKSYYIVVIFAPHKDITYEFLDNFLNEILYIVNSIDHEKTVIVNVLSYLHYKNRILEKAGLKKKIAVFPFVERSLRALGKLIWYANYKKKPEFYAQDLQNFNLKQARNYIRSLLYGLKQYQLTQIEVKTLFELLGIKTSTIKEGIYNISIGIAYDKLFGAIIGVSYYLLESNIAYKSPIVRILPLTLWDIDEIIDTIDNKKKLKLHIKNELRDLFERLSESFLNIPEIKQLDLPNLIVSDEGLSFTRAIIKIKKDENLPKSFTVSF, from the coding sequence ATGAAAAAATTGATTTTAAGAGATGGAACGCTATGCAGTATAAGAAAAGTCAAACCAAGTGAAAAAGAAAAAGTAAGAGAATTATTTTTGCAAACTTCACCAGAAAGTCGCTACTATAGATTTTTTGGTGCCACAAGCCAGCTGGACGATAAGTTATTAAATTCATTGATAAAAAATGATGCCTATAATGTTTCACTTGTGTGTATAGTAAAAGGCAATATTGTAGGTATTGCTAATTATAATGCCACAGAAGATTTACAATCTGCAGAAGTTAGTTTTATGGTTAAAGACGAATTTCAGGGAAAAGGCATAGGTACTCTACTGCTTGAAGAGCTTGCAAAACACGCATGGCTTAAGGGAATAAAAGAGCTTGAAGCATTTGTTTTATCAGACAATTATAACATGATTAGTGTTTTTAAAAATAGCGGATTTGAAATAATGCATGAAAAAGTTGATTTAACAAGTATTCATTTGAGATTACCGCTTGCTAAGTTTAGCAAAGTAATGTCTGAACATTTACTAAGAGAAAAGCTGGCCACACAGGCTTCTTTGATTAGAGCATTTAACCCAAAAGATATTGTTTATATTGGTGAGGATAATGTTCTATGGAAAAATATCAAACAATTTCGCAAAGATGCTATTATAGTTGCAAAAGACAATAATGTAATTGAAAATATAAAGGCTATTAAACCTGATTTGGCTATTATTGATGTTGTTGATTGTGAAAAAATAATCCATATTATTGAGCTGGAAACTCTAAAAGTACTTATTATTACAGCAAAACTACACGAACCGATTAAATCTAGAGTTGTTAATCTAATAAAAAAACAGGGCATCAGATTAATTGGCCCAAATTCTACGGGTTTATTTTATAACACCAAAGATAATAAAATAAACATAAGTCCTATTGTTTTACCAAAACAAGGCAATATTGCAATTGTTACACACTCTAATTTGCTTGGTATAAGCCTGGTGGGATATTTTGATTATATTGGCCTGGGTGTAGGCTGTTTTGTTAGTGTTGGTGATAAAGCTGATGTGTCTGCAAATGATTTGCTTTATGTCTGGCAGGATGATAATAATATTGATATTATAGTTTTATATCTTGATTCATTTGGCGATCCTATTACATTTTCAATGCTTTCAAGAAAAATTTCCAAACAAAAGCCTATTTTTGCCGTTAAAGCTGGAAGAACATTAATCAGTTTAAGTGCTTCAAGGCACGAGAGTCTTATTTTTTCGAATACAGATTTTACAGTGGATGGATTATTTAAGCAAACTGGTATTATAAGGGCAGAAACACTGGAAGAACTTTTAGATGATGTGTTACTTGTATACGCATGTGACTTTTTATCAGAATCCAACTATGTATCGTTGATATCAAACTCTATTGGTGCAAACCTTATGGCAACCGATACATTTGAAGCAAACAATTTGGTGCTTGACAAAATTGTTTATATGGATAGTGCGGATATTGATTTTTATAAAAAAGCTTTAATTGAGGTTTTGAAAAATTCGAAATCATACTATATTGTAGTAATTTTTGCACCGCATAAAGATATTACGTACGAATTTTTAGATAATTTTTTAAATGAAATTTTATATATTGTAAATTCAATTGATCACGAAAAAACTGTTATAGTAAATGTATTATCTTACCTTCATTATAAAAATCGCATACTGGAAAAAGCTGGGTTAAAAAAAAAGATAGCCGTATTTCCATTTGTCGAGCGGTCGCTTAGAGCTTTGGGAAAGCTCATATGGTATGCAAATTACAAAAAAAAGCCTGAATTTTACGCTCAGGATTTGCAAAACTTTAATTTAAAACAAGCACGCAATTATATTAGAAGTTTGTTGTATGGTTTAAAACAGTACCAGTTGACGCAAATAGAAGTCAAAACATTGTTTGAATTGCTTGGTATAAAAACATCCACCATCAAAGAAGGTATATACAATATAAGCATTGGAATTGCATATGATAAACTTTTTGGTGCAATTATAGGAGTTTCTTATTACCTGTTAGAAAGTAATATTGCATACAAATCTCCAATTGTTAGAATTTTGCCTTTAACACTTTGGGATATTGACGAAATAATAGACACAATAGACAATAAAAAAAAATTAAAATTGCATATTAAAAATGAATTAAGAGACTTATTTGAAAGACTCAGTGAGTCTTTTTTGAATATACCGGAAATTAAACAACTTGATTTGCCAAACTTGATTGTATCGGATGAGGGTTTATCTTTCACAAGGGCTATAATTAAAATAAAAAAAGATGAAAATTTACCAAAGAGTTTTACTGTTAGTTTTTAA
- a CDS encoding amino acid-binding protein yields the protein MDYKITQISVFIENKKGRFYNVTKILKENNINIRALNLADTNDFGILRFCVNKPQIAYEALKKEHFIVKKNEILAALMEDRPGGLMELLEIINEADLNIEYVYTFVNAKAGHAVILLKFENIDEAYEKLKNKIHFLDQKYFIEN from the coding sequence ATGGATTATAAAATAACACAAATTTCTGTGTTTATAGAAAACAAAAAAGGTAGATTTTACAATGTAACAAAAATTCTAAAAGAAAATAATATAAACATAAGGGCTCTAAATCTTGCGGATACAAACGATTTTGGTATATTGAGATTTTGTGTTAATAAACCGCAAATAGCATATGAAGCTTTAAAAAAAGAGCATTTTATTGTCAAAAAAAATGAAATACTGGCAGCTTTAATGGAAGATAGACCTGGTGGCTTGATGGAATTACTTGAAATTATAAATGAAGCCGACCTGAATATAGAATATGTTTATACCTTTGTAAATGCAAAAGCAGGTCATGCTGTTATATTATTGAAATTTGAAAATATTGATGAAGCATATGAAAAATTAAAAAACAAAATACATTTTTTAGACCAGAAATACTTTATTGAAAACTAA
- the secF gene encoding protein translocase subunit SecF, producing MLHIFKPDLKVDFVSKFKWGIFFSLFLIFLGLASLIVKNGFKVGIEFKGGTALILQVKNNLGTGEVRSLLEKSNYFKHMTIENYGNVNGQYLIEIPISKVNNDILNAEIAKAFEKYGPGSYQILKVNVIGPKIGSDFAKKAIIAVVLSLLGILIYIAIRFKFNFAVASVVSLVHDVLITLGFLSLFNYELTLDVIAALLTIVGYSVNDTVIIFDRIREKLRNNPKLSKIDAINTGISETLSRTIITSSTVIVVTLILFLFGGSVLRGMSFALLVGFITGTYSSIFIAPPVLFLFKGPLLPEAKKQEVASEEMFKRSYKIE from the coding sequence ATGTTGCATATTTTTAAACCAGACTTAAAAGTAGATTTTGTATCGAAATTTAAGTGGGGGATTTTCTTTTCTTTATTTTTAATTTTTTTAGGTTTAGCTTCATTAATTGTAAAAAATGGATTTAAAGTAGGTATTGAGTTTAAAGGTGGAACAGCTCTGATATTGCAAGTAAAAAATAACTTAGGGACAGGCGAAGTAAGATCTTTATTAGAAAAATCTAACTACTTTAAACATATGACAATAGAAAATTATGGTAACGTAAACGGTCAATATCTGATAGAAATACCTATTAGTAAAGTAAATAACGATATCTTAAATGCAGAAATTGCAAAGGCTTTTGAAAAGTATGGTCCTGGTTCGTACCAGATACTAAAAGTAAATGTAATTGGTCCAAAAATTGGTAGTGATTTTGCAAAAAAAGCAATTATAGCTGTTGTACTTTCTTTATTGGGTATATTGATTTATATTGCAATCAGGTTTAAGTTCAATTTCGCTGTTGCTTCTGTTGTATCTTTAGTTCATGATGTACTTATAACACTGGGTTTTTTATCTTTATTTAATTACGAGTTAACGCTGGATGTAATTGCTGCTTTACTTACCATTGTGGGTTATTCTGTAAACGATACTGTTATTATATTTGATAGGATAAGAGAAAAATTAAGAAATAATCCTAAGCTGAGCAAAATTGATGCTATAAATACTGGTATTAGCGAAACATTAAGCCGAACCATTATAACATCAAGTACTGTTATTGTGGTAACATTAATTTTATTTTTATTTGGCGGAAGCGTGCTTAGAGGCATGTCTTTTGCTTTGCTTGTAGGATTTATTACCGGTACTTACTCGTCTATTTTTATTGCACCACCAGTTTTGTTTTTGTTCAAGGGTCCATTGCTACCAGAAGCCAAAAAACAAGAAGTTGCATCTGAAGAAATGTTTAAACGCTCTTATAAAATTGAGTGA
- a CDS encoding lipopolysaccharide assembly protein LapA domain-containing protein gives MKLLKNLSFLVISAFAFIISYYNQQIEVNLNILGFIIQCPIWLVIGVFFLLGLIASQIVCLIDDIDYTKKIKEYKKEIKQLKDEVIALRKLTLNKDE, from the coding sequence TTGAAATTACTCAAAAACTTGAGTTTTCTGGTTATCAGTGCTTTTGCTTTTATAATTAGCTATTATAATCAGCAAATTGAAGTTAATTTGAATATACTTGGTTTTATAATACAATGTCCTATATGGCTTGTAATAGGTGTATTTTTTTTATTAGGGTTGATTGCAAGTCAAATTGTGTGTCTTATTGATGACATAGATTACACCAAAAAAATAAAAGAATACAAAAAAGAAATAAAACAACTAAAAGACGAAGTTATTGCACTAAGAAAACTTACGCTAAATAAAGATGAGTAA
- the yajC gene encoding preprotein translocase subunit YajC yields the protein MHFISLAYAAAQPAQPPNPILSTVIPFAIIIVVFYLFLILPQQKQRKKHKEFIESLQKGDMVITSSGIYGKIKNIGEKDFTIEIAENVNIKILKDNIISKA from the coding sequence ATGCATTTTATTTCTCTAGCATATGCAGCAGCGCAGCCAGCACAGCCACCAAACCCGATTTTATCCACTGTTATACCATTTGCTATAATTATTGTTGTTTTTTATCTGTTTCTAATTTTACCCCAGCAAAAGCAAAGAAAAAAACACAAAGAGTTTATAGAAAGTTTGCAAAAAGGCGATATGGTTATAACTTCAAGTGGTATTTATGGTAAAATTAAAAATATAGGTGAAAAAGATTTTACTATTGAAATAGCTGAAAATGTAAATATTAAAATTTTAAAAGATAATATCATTTCAAAAGCATGA
- a CDS encoding HIT domain-containing protein, with amino-acid sequence MKTLWAPWRMAYILSEKKQGICVFCDALNQQKDENNYILYRSKHCFVIMNIFPYNPGHIMVIPNRHINHIKLLTNDESIDVFKTVQKFCDILEKAFKPNGLNIGMNLGSASGAGIADHIHFHIVPRWIGDTNFMSTVCDTKVISEGLRATYNKIKEFI; translated from the coding sequence ATGAAAACACTATGGGCCCCCTGGAGAATGGCTTATATTTTAAGTGAAAAAAAACAGGGAATTTGCGTTTTTTGCGATGCTTTAAACCAACAAAAAGATGAAAATAATTATATATTATACAGAAGCAAACATTGTTTTGTTATTATGAATATATTTCCATACAATCCCGGACATATAATGGTAATTCCAAATAGACACATAAACCACATCAAATTATTAACCAACGACGAAAGTATTGATGTTTTTAAAACTGTTCAAAAATTTTGTGATATTCTCGAAAAAGCATTTAAACCAAATGGTTTAAATATAGGAATGAATTTAGGTAGCGCATCAGGAGCTGGTATAGCAGATCATATACATTTTCATATAGTGCCACGATGGATTGGAGATACAAATTTTATGAGCACAGTTTGCGATACAAAGGTAATATCTGAAGGTTTACGTGCTACATATAACAAAATTAAGGAGTTTATTTGA
- a CDS encoding phenylacetate--CoA ligase family protein, which produces MFEPEFESLNREQIEQLQLERLKQIVQYAYDNVKVYKEKLDSIKIKPQDIKSLEDIVKLPFTTKEDFKQNYPYGMFAKDVKSLARIHASSGTTGKSTIVGYTKKDLETWSNLVARLAACAGVSSNDIVHIAFGYGLFTGGFGLHYGLEKLGATVIPVSSGNTRRQIQLITDLKPTVLVCTPSYALHISEILKKEGIDPNSISLRIGLFGAEPWSEQMRKKLQEALPIKAYDNYGLSEVMGPGVSAECTYQNGMHIFEDHFLAEIIDPDTLNPVKEGEYGELVITTLTKE; this is translated from the coding sequence ATGTTCGAACCTGAATTTGAATCGTTAAACAGAGAACAAATTGAACAACTTCAACTGGAAAGATTAAAACAAATAGTCCAATATGCTTATGATAATGTAAAAGTGTATAAAGAAAAATTAGATAGTATCAAAATAAAGCCACAAGACATAAAAAGTTTAGAAGATATTGTAAAATTACCCTTTACAACAAAAGAAGATTTTAAACAAAATTATCCTTATGGCATGTTTGCTAAAGATGTAAAATCACTTGCAAGGATTCATGCTTCAAGTGGTACAACAGGAAAATCAACAATTGTTGGGTATACAAAAAAAGATCTTGAAACCTGGAGCAACCTCGTGGCAAGGCTTGCTGCATGTGCAGGTGTAAGTAGTAATGATATTGTTCATATAGCTTTTGGTTATGGCTTATTCACAGGAGGCTTTGGTCTTCATTATGGACTTGAAAAGCTCGGCGCAACTGTTATACCCGTCTCAAGTGGCAATACAAGAAGGCAGATCCAGCTTATAACAGATTTAAAACCAACTGTGCTAGTATGCACGCCAAGTTATGCATTACATATTTCAGAAATACTAAAGAAAGAAGGTATAGACCCAAATAGTATAAGTTTAAGAATCGGTTTATTTGGCGCAGAACCATGGAGTGAACAAATGAGAAAAAAACTACAGGAAGCTTTGCCAATTAAAGCATACGATAACTATGGTTTAAGCGAAGTTATGGGTCCTGGAGTTAGTGCTGAATGCACCTATCAAAACGGTATGCATATTTTTGAAGATCACTTCCTGGCAGAAATTATAGATCCGGACACTCTTAATCCTGTAAAAGAAGGAGAATATGGAGAACTTGTTATTACTACGCTTACAAAAGAG
- the secD gene encoding protein translocase subunit SecD has protein sequence MKQSDWFKLFLVIVVFVIFGAYAVDAFLPQQTLENLPSFMPKKVINLGLDLKGGTHLTLEVETDKAIAGILQQASENLKKQFDNAKIAYNTVEVNAKKTSIDVTLMDPNDINRALDLIQSNFGNFETKTIGSSIIMTLKPKIALNMQKEAVNQAVGVIRNRIDQFGVAEPTVVTSSSRDIVVELPGISDPERAIKLIGQTAVLELHLVDDSVNVENALNGQLPPDDEVLYQIIKNPTTGEITKVPIVVKKAPVVTGSMIKKANVTFSSQTNQPVVSFELNSQGTQAFAQFTSTHVGKRLAIVLDNTVYSAPVIREPILNGSGEISGDFTVRQAHDLAIVLRSGSLPAPVKVLEKTVIGPTLGKDSIKSATLAIIIGSIAVFLFMVVYYRLFGLLADFALMFNLLIILGTLAMLGATLTLPGIAGMALTVGMSVDTNVLIFERIREELFHGRTPKDAVELGYDRSLITIIDTHITTLITAFILYQFGTETIKGFAITLAIGLIANMFTAITFTKVIYDALFSNKSLKKLSI, from the coding sequence ATGAAACAATCAGACTGGTTTAAGCTTTTCTTAGTTATTGTTGTTTTTGTAATATTTGGCGCATATGCTGTGGATGCATTTTTACCACAACAAACACTGGAGAACTTGCCCAGTTTCATGCCTAAAAAAGTTATAAACTTAGGCCTTGATTTAAAAGGTGGTACGCACTTAACACTAGAAGTTGAAACGGATAAAGCAATTGCTGGTATTTTACAGCAAGCCTCAGAGAATCTCAAAAAACAGTTTGATAATGCTAAAATAGCTTATAATACCGTAGAAGTGAATGCAAAAAAAACTTCTATAGATGTTACTTTGATGGATCCAAATGATATTAATAGGGCATTGGATTTAATACAAAGCAACTTTGGTAATTTTGAAACAAAAACAATTGGTAGCTCTATAATTATGACGCTTAAGCCCAAAATTGCCTTAAATATGCAAAAAGAAGCTGTAAATCAAGCAGTTGGCGTTATTAGAAACCGTATAGACCAATTTGGTGTAGCAGAGCCCACAGTAGTAACAAGTAGTTCAAGAGATATTGTTGTTGAATTGCCAGGTATTTCAGATCCAGAGCGTGCAATTAAACTTATTGGTCAAACGGCTGTTTTGGAACTTCATTTGGTAGATGATTCTGTTAATGTAGAAAATGCTCTAAATGGTCAATTACCACCTGATGATGAGGTTTTGTATCAAATCATTAAAAATCCTACAACCGGTGAAATAACAAAAGTGCCTATTGTTGTAAAAAAAGCGCCTGTTGTTACAGGAAGTATGATAAAAAAAGCTAATGTAACTTTCAGTAGTCAGACAAATCAACCTGTTGTGTCTTTTGAGCTAAACTCCCAGGGTACTCAAGCATTTGCACAATTTACTTCAACGCACGTTGGTAAAAGATTGGCTATTGTTTTGGATAACACTGTTTATTCAGCACCAGTTATTAGAGAGCCAATTTTAAACGGTAGTGGCGAAATAAGTGGTGATTTTACGGTTAGACAGGCGCATGATCTAGCTATTGTTTTAAGAAGCGGTTCTTTGCCAGCACCCGTAAAGGTACTGGAAAAAACCGTAATAGGTCCTACACTTGGAAAAGACTCAATAAAAAGTGCAACACTTGCAATAATTATTGGCAGTATCGCGGTATTTTTATTTATGGTAGTTTACTATAGACTGTTTGGTTTGCTTGCAGATTTTGCTTTAATGTTCAACTTACTTATAATTCTTGGGACTCTTGCAATGCTTGGCGCCACACTTACTTTGCCTGGTATTGCTGGTATGGCGCTTACTGTAGGTATGAGTGTTGACACAAACGTACTTATATTTGAGCGCATAAGGGAAGAATTGTTTCATGGTCGTACACCCAAAGATGCAGTGGAACTTGGTTATGATAGGTCTTTAATTACCATTATTGATACACATATAACTACTCTTATTACTGCATTTATACTTTACCAGTTTGGAACTGAAACTATAAAAGGCTTTGCTATAACTTTAGCAATAGGTCTTATTGCGAACATGTTTACGGCAATAACATTTACCAAAGTTATTTATGACGCATTATTTTCCAATAAATCATTGAAGAAGTTGAGTATTTAG
- the ispF gene encoding 2-C-methyl-D-erythritol 2,4-cyclodiphosphate synthase: MIRVGIGYDLHRLKKDCKLIIGGIEIDSNIGAYSHSDGDCLLHALVDAMLGAAGLGDIGEHFPDIDEKYKNIKSSFFVTKTLELINKNGFRVINVDATVLLEKPKLIDYKQTIKINIANLLNISEHFVNIKAKTNEKIGEIGESLAIASYVVVLLEG; this comes from the coding sequence ATGATTAGAGTAGGTATAGGTTATGATTTGCACAGACTTAAAAAAGATTGTAAGTTAATTATCGGTGGTATTGAAATAGATAGCAATATAGGTGCATATTCTCATTCAGATGGTGATTGCTTGTTGCATGCTTTGGTTGATGCTATGCTTGGCGCAGCTGGTCTTGGAGATATCGGGGAGCATTTCCCGGATATAGATGAAAAGTATAAAAATATTAAAAGTAGTTTTTTTGTAACAAAAACACTTGAGCTAATAAACAAAAATGGCTTTAGGGTAATTAATGTTGATGCAACAGTATTGCTTGAAAAACCTAAACTTATAGATTATAAGCAAACTATAAAAATAAATATAGCGAACTTGCTTAATATTAGCGAGCATTTTGTCAATATAAAGGCTAAAACAAATGAGAAAATTGGTGAAATTGGAGAAAGTTTAGCTATTGCATCTTATGTAGTTGTTTTATTGGAGGGCTAA
- a CDS encoding phenylacetate--CoA ligase family protein translates to RTRDITKLDKSKCACGRSMARMSKPIGRSDDMIIIRGVNVFPTQIEEALFNIEGVMSAYQIVLEKEEALDKATLLVEVNENIFFDEMKQQRLMLEKIKYELKTILGIELDVKLVEPYSLERSEGKAKRIIDKRGI, encoded by the coding sequence ACAGGACAAGGGATATCACAAAACTGGATAAGTCAAAATGTGCTTGTGGGAGGTCTATGGCACGAATGTCAAAACCAATAGGAAGAAGTGACGATATGATTATAATAAGAGGTGTAAATGTTTTTCCAACACAGATAGAAGAAGCATTGTTTAATATTGAAGGCGTTATGAGCGCATACCAAATAGTTTTAGAAAAAGAAGAAGCTTTGGATAAAGCTACTTTACTTGTAGAAGTAAATGAAAATATCTTTTTTGATGAAATGAAACAGCAAAGACTTATGCTCGAAAAAATAAAATATGAACTTAAAACTATACTTGGCATAGAACTTGATGTAAAACTTGTAGAACCATACAGCCTAGAACGCAGCGAAGGAAAAGCAAAACGTATTATTGACAAAAGAGGTATATAA
- a CDS encoding glycoside hydrolase family 1 protein, whose product MIFQKVTKEGSIYILENPKTFFWGVATSAFQLEGSPYADWHLFDSFFEEKPESVNHYSMYEQDLYLIKKLGVNAYRFSIEWSRVQPSQDIFNEASIAHYQKIIDELLSNDIEPFVTIHHFTHPVWFIKNYPWHNDNSADKFCFYVEKLVKTIKNVKYWITFNEPYILLLGGYLDGCMPPNIKNKQLAQKALKNILLSHAKVYDIIHSYINKPYVGIAHNMAVFKPYRKNRFDMLLTKIAKHFYNFSIINAFLSGHLSINLPFSKSFEIDLPIKDKLDFFGINYYTRIFLKFNPFNFKNKFVDIIYQNKEGIGITDMGWEIYPKGILKVLKYASKLKVPLIITENGIATNNDFQKIQFIRAHLEKIKEAIADGINIKGYFYWSLIDNYEWFVGLNAKFGLFRVDEKTLERKPTLSASFYAYIVKNWRIFDG is encoded by the coding sequence ATGATATTTCAAAAAGTGACAAAGGAGGGTAGTATATATATTTTAGAAAATCCTAAAACATTTTTTTGGGGTGTTGCCACAAGCGCATTTCAATTAGAAGGTAGCCCATATGCAGATTGGCATCTTTTTGATAGCTTTTTTGAAGAAAAACCAGAATCCGTAAATCATTATTCTATGTATGAGCAGGATTTATATTTAATAAAGAAGCTTGGCGTAAATGCATACAGGTTTTCAATTGAATGGAGCAGAGTTCAACCAAGTCAGGATATATTTAACGAAGCAAGTATTGCCCACTATCAGAAAATTATCGATGAATTGTTATCAAACGATATAGAACCTTTTGTTACAATACACCATTTTACGCATCCTGTATGGTTTATCAAAAACTATCCATGGCATAATGATAATAGCGCGGATAAATTTTGTTTTTATGTTGAGAAGTTGGTAAAAACCATAAAAAATGTAAAGTACTGGATTACATTTAATGAACCATATATTCTGCTGCTTGGTGGTTATTTGGACGGTTGTATGCCACCAAACATAAAAAATAAACAATTGGCTCAAAAAGCTTTAAAAAATATACTTTTATCTCATGCAAAAGTTTACGATATTATACATTCATATATTAATAAACCTTATGTAGGCATAGCTCACAACATGGCAGTTTTTAAACCATATAGAAAAAATAGATTTGATATGTTACTTACTAAAATCGCAAAACATTTTTATAATTTCTCAATAATTAACGCTTTTTTAAGTGGACATTTATCTATTAATTTACCTTTTTCAAAATCTTTTGAAATAGATTTACCCATAAAAGATAAGTTAGACTTTTTTGGAATAAACTATTACACACGAATTTTTCTAAAATTTAATCCATTTAATTTTAAAAATAAGTTTGTTGATATTATATACCAGAACAAAGAAGGTATAGGAATAACTGATATGGGCTGGGAAATTTATCCAAAAGGTATATTAAAGGTTTTAAAATATGCTTCAAAACTGAAAGTACCGCTTATAATAACAGAAAATGGTATTGCAACAAATAATGATTTTCAAAAAATTCAGTTCATAAGAGCACATCTTGAAAAAATAAAAGAAGCAATTGCTGATGGGATCAACATAAAAGGTTATTTTTACTGGTCTTTAATTGATAATTATGAGTGGTTTGTAGGTTTAAATGCAAAATTTGGACTTTTTAGGGTTGATGAAAAAACACTTGAAAGAAAACCAACCCTATCTGCATCCTTTTATGCATATATTGTAAAAAACTGGAGAATATTTGATGGATAA